A portion of the Candidatus Methylomirabilota bacterium genome contains these proteins:
- a CDS encoding PRC-barrel domain-containing protein: MLRSVNGLRGFTIGATDGDIGQVEAFYFDDTCFTIRHLVVDTGSWLSGRKVLVSPMALGDIDWDNRRINAALTKAQVEKSPDIDTDRPVSRQQEVEYYRYYGYPSYWSGPYLWGGYPFPVTPPGRATALEHERRWEWRSEESGDPHLRSSAAVIGYHIAATDGDMGHVEDFLVDDENWSIRYMVVDTSNWWFGRKVLVSSEWITRVDWNESLLHVDLTREKIKSSPEYDPSGHVQREYETRLHDHYGRPGYWQPWRDEAKRKAR; encoded by the coding sequence ATGCTCAGGAGCGTGAACGGCCTAAGGGGGTTTACGATCGGTGCGACCGATGGTGACATTGGACAGGTCGAGGCATTCTATTTCGACGACACGTGCTTTACGATCCGACACCTAGTGGTCGATACCGGCAGCTGGCTGAGCGGCCGGAAGGTCCTCGTCTCGCCGATGGCGCTGGGTGACATCGATTGGGATAACCGGCGTATCAACGCCGCGTTGACGAAGGCTCAGGTGGAGAAGAGCCCGGACATCGACACGGACCGGCCGGTTTCGCGCCAGCAGGAGGTCGAATACTACCGGTACTACGGGTATCCATCGTACTGGAGTGGGCCGTACCTTTGGGGCGGCTATCCATTTCCCGTCACGCCCCCTGGCCGGGCGACCGCCCTCGAACACGAACGACGCTGGGAGTGGCGGTCCGAGGAGAGTGGCGATCCGCATCTCAGGAGCTCGGCGGCCGTGATCGGCTACCACATTGCGGCCACAGACGGCGATATGGGGCATGTCGAAGACTTCCTGGTTGACGACGAGAACTGGTCGATCCGCTACATGGTTGTGGACACCAGTAACTGGTGGTTCGGCAGGAAGGTGCTGGTTTCGTCGGAGTGGATCACTCGCGTGGATTGGAACGAGTCTTTGCTGCACGTCGATCTGACGCGCGAGAAGATCAAGAGCAGCCCGGAGTACGATCCATCAGGTCACGTGCAACGCGAGTACGAGACGCGGTTGCACGATCACTACGGCCGGCCGGGCTACTGGCAACCCTGGCGGGACGAGGCGAAACGGAAGGCACGATAG